A genomic region of Enterococcus sp. 12C11_DIV0727 contains the following coding sequences:
- a CDS encoding oligopeptide ABC transporter substrate-binding protein translates to MKSKKLLGLITLTAVVAVTLAACGGGKKSDSGNKNVETEDISKFTMKVKNDKEAIKGGTLEVAVASDTQFKGLFSKIYYQDAYDYHYMRPSDEGLFGYDEDFVITDDGAAKLDLDVDNKKATITLKENIKWSDGEPVTADDLIYPYEVIGNKDYTGIRYDDNFTNIVGMEEYHDGKADTISGIKKVDDQSIEVTYKEMNPGMLQLDGGVYTSAMPKHIFKDIPIKDQEKSDAVRKNPVTYGPYYMSKIVTGESVEYLPNEHYYKGKPKLDKIVFTNVPTASIVEAVKAKKYDLVYSMPTDNFPTYKDSEGYQMLGREELAYTYVGFKLGTYDKEKGEVITNPDAKMADVKLRQAMGYAIDNDAIGQKFYNGLRTGATTLIPPIFKTLHDTDVKGYQYDLDKAKKILDDAGYKDTDGDGLREDPKGEKLTINFASMAGGETAQPLADYYLQQWKEIGLDVKLATGRLIDFQAFYDKIKNDDPEVDVYQAAWGVNSAPSPAGLYSRNAAFNYSRFASEENDKLLKAIDSKASFDDTKRKEAYDAWQEYMFEQAPVIPTLYRNEIMPVNDRVKSFTWNYEETKDFYDIELTSEKR, encoded by the coding sequence GTGAAGAGCAAAAAACTTTTGGGTTTAATTACATTGACAGCAGTGGTGGCTGTAACATTAGCCGCTTGCGGTGGAGGTAAGAAGTCGGATTCAGGAAACAAGAATGTAGAGACTGAGGATATCAGCAAATTTACTATGAAGGTCAAAAATGACAAAGAGGCAATCAAAGGCGGGACTTTGGAAGTTGCAGTTGCGTCAGATACTCAGTTTAAAGGATTGTTCTCTAAGATATATTATCAAGATGCTTATGACTATCATTATATGAGACCGTCTGATGAAGGACTGTTCGGTTATGATGAAGATTTCGTTATTACAGATGATGGTGCTGCTAAGCTAGATTTAGATGTTGATAATAAAAAAGCAACAATTACACTTAAAGAAAATATTAAATGGTCAGATGGTGAACCTGTAACTGCTGATGATTTGATTTATCCATATGAAGTAATCGGAAATAAAGATTACACAGGAATTCGCTATGATGACAACTTTACTAATATTGTCGGAATGGAAGAATACCATGATGGAAAAGCTGATACTATTTCTGGTATCAAAAAAGTGGATGACCAATCAATCGAAGTAACATATAAAGAAATGAATCCAGGTATGTTGCAATTAGACGGCGGCGTGTATACTAGTGCGATGCCAAAACACATTTTTAAAGATATTCCGATCAAAGACCAAGAAAAAAGTGATGCAGTCCGCAAAAATCCTGTAACATACGGTCCTTACTACATGAGTAAAATCGTAACGGGTGAATCAGTGGAATACTTACCAAATGAACACTACTACAAAGGAAAACCTAAATTAGATAAAATTGTATTTACTAACGTGCCTACTGCTTCGATCGTTGAAGCGGTGAAAGCGAAAAAATATGACTTAGTTTACTCAATGCCGACAGATAACTTCCCAACATATAAAGATTCAGAAGGTTATCAAATGTTAGGTCGTGAAGAGTTAGCTTATACGTATGTTGGTTTCAAACTAGGGACGTATGATAAAGAAAAAGGTGAAGTAATCACAAATCCAGATGCAAAAATGGCTGATGTGAAATTACGTCAAGCAATGGGGTATGCGATTGATAATGATGCAATTGGGCAAAAATTCTATAATGGGTTACGTACTGGTGCGACAACCTTGATTCCACCGATTTTTAAAACTTTGCATGATACTGACGTAAAAGGATATCAATATGACTTGGATAAAGCAAAGAAAATTTTAGATGATGCTGGTTATAAAGATACAGATGGTGATGGACTTAGAGAAGATCCTAAAGGGGAAAAATTAACCATCAATTTTGCTTCAATGGCTGGTGGGGAAACTGCTCAACCATTGGCAGATTACTATTTGCAACAATGGAAAGAAATTGGCCTAGATGTGAAATTAGCAACGGGTCGTTTAATCGATTTCCAAGCATTCTATGATAAAATCAAAAATGATGATCCAGAAGTTGATGTTTACCAAGCTGCTTGGGGTGTCAATAGTGCGCCATCTCCAGCAGGATTATACAGCCGTAACGCAGCATTTAACTACTCTCGTTTTGCCTCAGAAGAAAATGATAAATTGTTAAAAGCAATTGATTCAAAAGCTTCATTTGACGATACAAAACGTAAAGAAGCATATGATGCATGGCAAGAATATATGTTTGAACAAGCACCAGTTATTCCAACATTATACCGTAATGAAATCATGCCAGTTAATGACCGCGTGAAATCATTTACTTGGAATTATGAAGAAACAAAAGACTTTTATGACATTGAATTGACATCAGAAAAACGTTAA
- a CDS encoding ABC transporter permease — protein sequence MDKNKENAAVAVPETIPPMGFRMIAREFKKDKLAIFSLVLLVAILLVVFIGALLTDQDKVMTVSILDKYAEPGGNFILGADEGGRDVLGQLIIGARNSVVIGFAITILTSIIGVGIGIVSGYYGGMFDNAVMRVVDFIMILPIMMIIIVFVTIIPNYNVWSFVGIMSAFYWVAKARLFRSKTLSEVRRDYVSASKTLGTSDFKIMFREIMPNLSSLIITNLTINFAANIGIETTLTFLGFGLPTNVPSLGTLIGYASNGDVLANKTWIWVPASVLILVMMLCINYIGQAFKRSADARQRLG from the coding sequence ATGGATAAAAATAAAGAAAATGCAGCAGTTGCTGTACCAGAAACGATCCCTCCAATGGGATTTAGAATGATCGCAAGAGAATTCAAAAAAGATAAATTAGCGATTTTCTCACTAGTGTTGTTAGTAGCCATTTTATTGGTTGTTTTTATCGGTGCTTTATTGACCGATCAAGACAAAGTAATGACCGTTAGTATTTTAGATAAATATGCCGAGCCTGGTGGGAACTTTATACTAGGTGCTGATGAAGGCGGACGTGATGTATTGGGGCAACTGATTATTGGTGCCCGTAATTCTGTTGTGATTGGGTTTGCCATCACTATTTTGACTTCGATCATCGGTGTAGGTATCGGTATTGTTTCAGGTTATTATGGTGGAATGTTTGATAATGCAGTGATGCGTGTGGTTGACTTTATCATGATCTTACCGATTATGATGATCATCATTGTGTTTGTTACGATCATTCCTAATTATAATGTTTGGTCTTTTGTGGGAATCATGAGTGCTTTTTACTGGGTCGCTAAAGCGCGGCTATTTAGAAGTAAAACGTTATCTGAGGTTCGCAGAGATTATGTCAGTGCTTCAAAAACGTTAGGAACAAGTGATTTTAAAATTATGTTTCGTGAAATCATGCCGAATCTAAGTTCATTGATCATCACCAACTTAACGATCAACTTCGCGGCAAATATTGGGATCGAAACAACACTGACGTTCTTAGGTTTTGGTTTGCCGACAAATGTACCAAGTCTTGGAACATTGATCGGATACGCCAGTAATGGCGATGTTTTAGCAAATAAAACATGGATCTGGGTACCTGCATCAGTACTGATTTTAGTCATGATGTTATGTATAAATTATATTGGCCAAGCGTTTAAACGTTCAGCAGATGCTAGACAGCGTTTAGGTTAA
- the opp4B gene encoding oligopeptide ABC transporter permease — translation MWKTILRRVLFMIPQILILSVLIFMLAKMMPGDPFTGLINPNTDPAVIEKMRESAGLNDPWTTQYVRWIVNVFHGDFGESFIFKLPVSTLIGSRAVNTILLSLVTVVIMYAIALPLGVLSGRYQNSILDKFVVIYNFFSFAVPPFIFALVMLFIFGYRLDWFPTTGSISSGVEPGTGAYIWDRFYHLILPALSQALLGTAITIQYLRNEVIDSQSLDYVRTARSKGVPTNKVYTRHIFRNASLPIVSQLSYEITALISGSVVIEKIFGYPGIGKLFIDSIGQRDYAVITALVLILGVATLVGNLISDIVMSLVDPRIRVQ, via the coding sequence ATGTGGAAGACGATTTTACGACGTGTACTCTTTATGATTCCTCAAATCTTGATTTTAAGCGTCTTGATTTTCATGTTAGCTAAAATGATGCCAGGGGATCCCTTTACAGGATTGATCAATCCAAATACAGATCCAGCTGTTATTGAGAAAATGCGTGAGTCAGCTGGGCTGAATGATCCGTGGACAACACAATATGTTCGTTGGATCGTAAACGTTTTTCATGGTGATTTTGGTGAGAGTTTCATTTTCAAATTACCTGTATCAACATTGATCGGCAGTCGTGCTGTAAATACGATTCTGCTATCACTCGTAACCGTAGTGATCATGTATGCTATTGCGTTACCGTTAGGTGTTTTATCAGGACGCTACCAAAATTCTATTTTAGATAAATTTGTAGTGATTTATAATTTCTTCAGTTTTGCGGTACCGCCATTTATCTTTGCACTCGTTATGCTATTCATTTTTGGTTACCGTTTAGATTGGTTCCCTACAACAGGGTCGATTTCCAGTGGTGTCGAGCCAGGGACAGGTGCTTATATTTGGGATCGATTCTATCATTTGATCTTACCAGCACTCTCTCAAGCACTTCTTGGAACAGCGATCACGATCCAATATTTACGAAATGAGGTCATTGATTCTCAGTCATTGGATTATGTTCGGACTGCTCGCTCAAAAGGGGTGCCAACCAATAAAGTTTATACACGACATATTTTCAGAAATGCTTCTTTACCAATTGTTTCTCAATTAAGCTACGAAATCACAGCGTTGATCAGTGGCTCAGTCGTTATTGAAAAAATCTTTGGTTACCCAGGTATTGGGAAATTATTTATCGACTCGATCGGACAACGTGATTATGCAGTAATCACAGCCTTAGTATTGATTTTAGGAGTTGCAACACTTGTCGGAAATCTGATTTCAGATATTGTGATGAGTCTTGTAGATCCAAGGATTCGGGTTCAATAG